The nucleotide sequence CTGAGGAAAATAAAGTTTAGAATTAAGGGAGCGttcaaagtgccaatatgctgTTATTTCACTGGATAAAGTTGGAAATACTGTTTTTTCCTAttgtcaaaaaaacaacaaaaagaaagaaacaaaaacaaaaaaaataacgcAACAACAAAGCATTCATCTATCTCTAATACTGCTATggttaagaaaataataaagacataaatCTTGAAAAATAGTGCACAAATTAAAACTTTGTAAttacaaaagttaaaaaaaaaaagctgaggaATGTAACGTTTTTGCAAACGCTAATCAAATAGTGGTAAATGGTGCTTGTCTTGGGGACTACATTTAGCCACAGACAAAACATTCATTAGTGTTCTCATACTTAATCAAGTTGGTGTATATTAGATAGAATACAATGAACTACATTTGCCGTGTTCATGCCAATGTTGCAAGTGACtcaataagggcctgtgtccatcaaGGACATTTTTTTTGAGCTGCCAgcacccacaacctcaatttcagagcaccTCAGCCGGCACTTACTGTTGCTAGATTGTAAAAGTTGTCCTGTAGCACTTATACTTCCCTTAGTAGTGACCTTTAAGTCTGTGTTGAATTACTCTGTATGCTCaatatttgctttcattcaatagcatttcacaaagaaaatgtaaaagcaaTTTGTAGCATTGTAGCGTTAGCAGCCACTTTAGATCTGGAAATTGTAACCTTGGAAAAAGAATGTGGTAGGTTGCCTCGATGTTGACCTCTGCTATTGTTGACAAAGTTTacatcagaagtcccgccccttcttgtttttatttggtcagtgatgaagaaatgacactGACGATTGCGACAGTGTTTTAAAGCTTTTCAACCGAGAGCTCTGTGAGCACAGCGACAAAAATTAGCCTACACCAGGGGCTTTTTGTGCTTAGGATGCTGAATCATGAAAACGCTGAACTGCATTGGTTACTGCAGAAAATGCTgctaatggacacaggccctcatgCACCTTCAATAGTTTTTGGACAACATTAGCGATGGTGTGAaacagagaaataagctattgtACTTCAGACCAAGTAAGACAGATACTATATCACCAGACATCAGATGGACGAAGGACAGTATTTTTTAACATGTGCAATATACTGCAACAGCAAGCACTGTATTTCTACTTATCATACAGTAGATCTGCTGTGTGTGGTGGAATGTGCAACCAATCAATCACAAAAGctaaagagagaaaacataTCCACTCAGCGTCTCCTTGTTGACTTTATGTGAGGACAGCCCGGAGATTAGATAAGAGTCGGattcagaggagcagagatgaATGTCGCTGTACGAGTCTGAGCTCATAAATAGGATTGCATATGACATCCTATAGAGGTGTGTCAGAACATCTTCCCTTTGGACCcaaggatgatgatgatgatgatgaagatgcagGGAACAATTCTGTCCTGTTGACTCTGAGAAGCCCCGCCTCTCTTCCCGGTCTGGTATCATCTGAAAAATTAATCAGCTGAAAAgtaatgaagaggaagaggagaagaaaacgtaacaaaaaagtgacatttttaaaagttcccgtatgtttacattttacatgtaAAGTGTACTTAAACTGTAGCAGCTATGATAACACAACAAAGTAGGCAACCTGGGAAGGAGAGAGATGTTTGGAAACAGTTTAGTTTGAGTCAAACTATGGAACTAGTTGTATCGGTGGAGCCTTGGGTggcactgcattcaaaacaacaCGTTTACCGAgcattgttaaaagaagaggtgatccAACACAACGGTAAACATGCCCTGTCCATACTGTTAagaacatttgatatgtttacTTTGAACTATCTTCAATTAAACATAGACtaaaattttattttgaatcaacATTTGCTGTGTCCAAACTCTTATGGAATTGAGGTTGCATTTAAAGTTCCAGCTAATAACTGTGTGTACCAGACTATATCACTTTTATCAGATTTAactctgttttcctctcaaTAAGGCTCCAGCCTCAGTTCTCTTTTCACGCATGTACAAATATTACTTCACTCAGCactatatactgtattatacaTATTGCACTGCTGTCCCTATTTTTCAGATCCATGGTTACTTTCCTCTATTTGCAGACAGAAAATATTAGCTTGACCTGAGAGTAAAGAGCAGATTGAGTGCAAGTATGAAAAAAATTAAGTGAAGACGCAAAGGTCACTTTAGTGGAGATGTTTAACATCTTGACAGGAATCTATTCAGTCCTTAAAATGTTCTGTGTGAAATTAATCAAGATGATAAAACAGAGCAGGAGTTAGGACAGATCTGACATCAGTACTTCAGCTCTCTTCAGAGTGCAAATCCAACAAAAACTCCTTACAGAGACAAGAGACAGCTTGTGCAGACAGAGTAACTGTTCTGACCTCCATTTCTTACCAAAGTGTTTATGGTTCAGTCAGTGTTACTGCACACTACATCACAGGGTACCTTTCCTTTTTATTGTTTCCATAGACATCCCAGCTGTTTTCGAAAACCAACAGTAAGAAAGAAAGCCCTACAAATCAAATTCTATTGACGATAGCATGGAGGGATAGCTTTAGACACTTTTCAAAGTAAACCAGAAGAGAAACGCGGGGCATCAGTTTGGAAAAAGTTGTTCTGTCTTTAGAGGAAGTGGTTAACGTGTGTTTGATGCATTTCAACCTGAGGAAGGTGTGGGTCGAGGCCAACAACAGAGACTTAACTGCTGCTTCATTGTGGTCTCAATGTAGACTTCCTTTGTTCTTTGAAGAATTTTCTTCCGACTTTTTTCTGCAGATCTGAATCTAAATGACCACATTTGTCAGTCATTCTCCAACAGATCCATGCTATTCTACACCTGTAGCTGTCGTATTTCAGATTATGCattgttcagtttttcattTCCCTCCAAGTTGAATACTCCATCTTCTTGTTATGAGATTGACAGCAAAGAGGTCAGACTGTTCTTGTTCCTGCAGCTCTTTCTGCTTATCTTAACGTGTGAGAAATGCAATTTCTTTTTCCTTTGATTCTCCATAGCAGAGTCACAAATGATGTGTTACATATTTACCAAGGCAGCTAGAACTTGCTACCATTACATCCGAGCAATGCACATGGTGTGGGCTATCACATGGACGAACTTTGCAAAGACAAGGTTAAGTTAAGACTTGGCTCAAGTCTGTCTGGTGTGAAAAGTCTCAGTGCAGGACCTGTCTTAACAGAAACTGTCTGAGAAATTACAACCAGGCTTAGTTCACATCAGTTAGTGAAAATAAGTCCAATGTTGTTAGTATTACACtagtaaacatgttttgtttttttttcacaaacagaCTCACCTTCTTTGTGAAGGAAACACTTCCAAAGGCAGAAGCAGAGAGACATGACCAGCAGTGCTGCCACCGTGGTGACTGAGATCAGGATGGTGAGAGCCGTCCCAACTAGGAGAGAAATGgacacatttctttaaaatagATTGAACTGGTTAAATGACGTAATTAAATGACATGAAGGGGAAAATGTGGTTATGTTTTCGTAACATTACTAGACCTGTGTTAAACTGGACTGGGCTAATAAACACTAATTGGATTTTAAATGAGGTAGTGCCACTGACTTCATTCTGTGAAGTTTGTGCTCCAGGACTAAGATGTCACACATGATGCATATGTGCACatttgaaacacacattttgatCAAGCAGcagcaagaattgaagccaatgctgaagtgtgaggctgactccagaaataccagaaaccacatacacacaaattcaaaaaagacaagctttacagcagaaataaacatgtttacagcatggtacaaaaaatgagtgtactCTGGATAGTTAATTTcttgatctgcacacactgtaaaaggggtgaattttttcataaagcggttcagaaacagatgggtgatgtcacagatactacctccatttattatacagtctgatTATGATGCAGTCAAACTAAtaatttcttttgttttacttcaACACTGTACAATATAGATAATTTTATAGAAGGGAGATCACactatatgaattttaaacatAATGTACTGTTAATAAACATCAGAGACCAGCAATAAAAGATTAACAAAAACATAACTCAGGTGGTTTGAGCTTTTTACATTAAGAGTTTATCTTATCTCATATTGAACCTTTCAGACTACAGCTGGATTACTCTCTAACTCTTTCAAAATGAACTGTGACAAAGCATGCCTCTATGAAAAAGGGCAGTTTCAAGCATACATGAGGCTGAACATCATGTAGCAAAATAATTAAGAACAAAGAGGAGTTGGTTAAATGTGCatattttgtttatcttttgtgttcagtttgtttttcatttttgaagGGATAAAGCTTCCACACGCTGCACTCTGCTAGGCCCTCAACTTTCTGCTCTCTACTCGAATATTCTTAGCGGTAACGGCTCGGCAGGCTTCTAGGTGTGCTTTtcaaaaacatatatattaatgatgACACAAATAACTTtgagatttaaaagaaacatgaagatctctaaaaacaaaaaaaacaatctaaagTTTTGAGGAAGTGTATCAGCAACTCACTTTTTGTGTTCATGGATACAGCAATCGGTGACTCGAGCCCTTTGTGGTGCACCAAGCATTTGACTGACACGTCTTTCAGCAGCCCTGATTGGACTGTCAGCGTGCTGATGACCAGAGTGGTCCCGTCCACCAGTGGGAGCTGCGTCGTTACTGGAGGGCCCATGGTGCGGTTATCCCTCTCCACATTCCACACGATCTCTACTGGGGGGCGAGACACCGAGGTGCAATTGGCTTCGATCACACCTGGAGAGGTAGTCTTGTAGCTCACCTGAGGTTTGGGCAGCACTGGGAGGAGTAAACATAGAACTGATATTAACTCACtataacacacaaaaacaatctCATCCTCTTGTGCATGGAAAATATCACATTTAAGCATGACGTTCTTCTTTTTGATCATGTGTTGTGAAGGGAAAGCAAAAACAAGAAGGCTGGGAATGTTAGCACAAAAGATGATACTTTGAAGCCTTTGGATAAGCTCAGATTTTTGAATTCTTGCACACTTAAGATCCACAAATGAatctctggctgttttcaatctctttctctctgggcTGAGGGAGGAATGTGATACGTTGGAGCTGAGAGCGTTTTTGTTGGCAAGAACACGGTTAGCCACAGTTATTTCACCCTCATAGTTTTAGCCTCTTTTCAGAGTTCTAGGCAGTGAACCTAAACCTCCATTGGGGTGGGGTGTTATCagatttaaaggtgagtcaaaacacaagaaaaacattGTAACAGTCCCAACCACAATGCCCTGTGAACAAGCTCAAAGCTGGTGTGAAATTGGGGTTCTTATCCAAAATGAAATTCCATAGTTTATCTAAAACGTTCCCATATCTTTTAACCACATTTGTAACGTACGTCGAACACGCAATGGTAATTCACTACAGAGCACTGCTGTGATTCCCAAACTGGGGGACATGACACCAGGTGGGGCCCAGAGGCATTACATGGGGGGTACACCAAGGCAATGCACTGGGTTTTTCAGAGCTAGCAAAGCATAGCCAATTTTGTACAATGACTGATGGGTAAATGTGATGCTGACAATGAATCAACACTAAACGTCACAACATGACAAAATAAAGACAGGAAATAATGACAAGTCATCCCCCGCCCTCGGTTTAACCTCCTACAATggtgaaaaatattaaattagtaAAAAGTATCATGTGCGATTTCAAAATAGCTCTCATATAGCTTGTTTAAATCTTActagcgctatataaatcctatgaattattattcttattattgtaaCTATAACACTTAATACTGAGTATTGGGTCTTGTTTGTatgtaatttgatttaaatgatgatGAAGGACTTTTAGTTGAGTTTTGACATCCCAGTTCTTTTAGCTCTGTATTTTGTCTCCACCAACTCCTTATAAGCTGCTAAatgctcaatttttttttcccaccttGTCACCAAATGTGTCTGTCTGCTATTTGGTGCTGTTTAGGTGGTGTACAGTTTGTTTGATTTGGCTTAAACCAACCAAAGAAAAACTATGAGAACAGTGGGGTGAACCAAAACAGTAACTTCTAATTGTAAGTCTATACTTTTGCATGTACTGTATTATCTCTCACCTTTTAGGGGCATGTTAGAGAGGAGtgagcttcaaaacagctcgaCTGGGATGTGTATGGGAGGCTCCTAGCAGCATTAAACATTAGCATGGATGCTAGTCAAGCCCCTCAACCAGAAACACCTACTGTACTGTACAGTCTGATGTCAAACAAAAGCCCATCtgtttgttgagataactttgAGTGAAAGGGAATGGGAGAGAAGTGGAAAAGCAAATGAGCAGAAAGAGAGCGAGGAAGACAAAGCACAGAGGGAATCAGTGTCTGatgcaaacactgacacagtCAGGACCTCGCTCCCTGCCTCCATCATTCTCTCCAATGGACCATTCTTCACATGGACACACtgttctgtgtttgcatgtgttaaaATATCAGCCCACAGCTTAGGCTCACTCTATCATGAAAAAAAGTTCAGCATTCCTGTTTTATCCTCAGAGGTACTCAAGTTTCCAGCAGACATAAAGTCAAAGTCTCTTAGGCTTTAAACACATCCGACTCGTTTTTGTTACACTCTTGTCTTTCCAGCTTCTACTTTTAGTGTATGAACTTTTCATTCACAATTTGCTTTGATTTTTCTTTAACGGAAAGTCAATATGGGACTTTGAAAGGGTAGTCAAATCATTGTTTCTTCTTTAGTTCAAAGTAACTTTCTTTGTTTCTACAGGCTGTGTTTCATTGAAGAACACTGACAGATGAATATCTTCTGGTGCGCACATGTGCAGAAACACAAGGAGAGAAAACATAAGAAAAACCGAAACCACATGAGCATCAGAATCTTTGTGTGGCTTGCTCAGGCAGCATGAGACACAAATCAATTTGAAGCTTAACTTGAAATTAGTTAAacatttttgatttttaaaatgtgttttctgttaccTTTCTACAGCTCAAGTCAGCTGCTGATAGGACCAAAGCCAAGGCAGCTGTCACCCTATATTCCCAGTCTTTATGCTGAAGTAGGCTGAACTAAGCTGCTGAAGGTAGCCTTATATAACCATATGAACATATGAACATCTGGTAAAAGATTTCTAAGgatgccttggctccaccagcCTAATATATCAGTGCCCATAAAGGCGGTatgttggcttcacttctcaaaacaggaggagaaggaggtatTAATATTCAGTCAagaaacccatctgttcctgaagcgctgctttgaagcctatcatgggcaggtgccatgttggaaatgctgaacacaaccaaactttgtccaagctagtgtgagataaagaggcaggcatatagccttttcgctaacaacTACAGGATGCCCCCGTCAATCAAgacagccatgtccttattgggcaaaacttgtaagttataaaataattcacccacGTACAGTGTGccccgatagagaaattagctattcagacctaaaccattttttgaaactggctgtaaacatgtttattattgctgcaaagatcgtcttttttaaatgggtgtgtatgtggtttccgatgtttctgcaggcagcctcaagcagacgcttgatgaactgcatttttaacacttctgcatgggcttcatattttaagaccggaggttgcagctcaAGTTTCCCTAATTCACACAGGTTGCAAGTTCTGCTCAGTGGTTAGAGTGTGTGACCTGTATTCAGTGGTTACAGTTCTCTAGGTAGCAGCCCTAAGCACTTTGGTGCAGGCCCCCACCCCACTTCTTTCTCCTAATATTTGTTATGTTCATGAAATCTAAAGACCAGCAATAGTATAGCTGTCTTGGAAACAGCTGTTTACCATAGGTGGCGAGGCAAACCGTGGAGCTCTTCAGCCCTTCAGGATGTGTGCTGTACATGCAGGTGTAGCAGCCCTCGTCCTCGATAGCAACAGGCTGGATGATGAGCTGGCTGTCGGACAGGGAGGCACTCAGCCAGACTCTCCCCTGGTAAGATGGCTCTATCATGGGGTCACTGCGCTTTGCATAGGAGGCAACCTCTACAGAGTCTCCGTGCAGAGGGGTGTGTCTCCACGTGATCTCCTGCACTTTTTCGGGTAAACCATAGGAGCAGGTGAGGGAGGCCTTCTTGCCGCTCACTGCTGTCTTGTTGCCGTCGACAGTGATTCGTGCTGAGGccgaagaggaggagaagaaagagacagaaggtAAAAAAACAGGGCAATGCTATTATCCAGGAATATGAGGCACCAAAACAGAAACCCATCACTGgaatctgcagcagctgtttctAGTTAGAAATGTGAACCCTCCTTCCCCCAGCGctttattaacctgactggCAGATCAACTTGTGTTCAGAGGTCAGGAGGGGGTAGGGACATCTATATTCACATATTTTCTCAGTAAATCCCTAAAGTACATTAATAATGTGGTCACACGGAGAGgtaaatgttgttttggtgGGCGGGAGAATTGGTTTGGTTTGATAGCAATGGGCGGGAGCGCAGTGAAAGCATGCAAAATCAGTTATGTTGCTTTCAGCTTTTACCATAATTATGAGCAGCAGGGATAAAAACTGCTTAAGACAGATGGCAGGAATTTCTGACACAAACAATATCTCACAGAATGAGCGAAGTCAAAAATTGTGTGTGGGCTAAACGGCTGCATGTGCACCAGCACTGGCACTTGAAATGTCAACACTGTTACTTAATATACAGCAACATTACAGCTAACTTATACGGCTCTCCTTTGATTTAATGTAGTTTCACTGGATGCCTCAGCTCTTCTATCTAATGTCTAAGGGTGAGTTGGGTGTTGTCCTGTAACAACACAGTCACTACTAAACCTCTGCTCAAGAGGAAGCCTCTCCCACCTGGTTCATGACCTTCTTAAGTGTATCATAATAGCAGAGTCAACTCTTGGCTTGTACTGTAGAAACTAATGTGTCATCTGAATGCCTTCTGTAGGGGGTTAAAACATGTCAAGCAATATGTTTTTTGGCTTTATCCCAGCATTTCACAGGCTAAGATCAAGCTATATTCTTTTGATGTTTATTAATTAACATACTATTTAAACAGATTGGTTTTTAACGATGTTTAATggaacaaaaatataattatttagCCGAgatgtatttctttttaaaggcaTTGATGGCCATTATTTGCCAGCAGTAGAAAGAAAATGAGGGGACACAATCTGTTACAAGTAGCTTAAGATTAGCCGTTCC is from Notolabrus celidotus isolate fNotCel1 chromosome 10, fNotCel1.pri, whole genome shotgun sequence and encodes:
- the zgc:113337 gene encoding OX-2 membrane glycoprotein isoform X2, which translates into the protein MMKMMTQASCRIGLQVCLVLLMVGGLQGRVTAPERLEAPVENPFTLTCTVMRDRGESLRQVRWLDDQNQTLLTYQPGLKDSVSGQQHVELAISPKDTSAITIRRVGFRDEGCYTCIFDLHPSGSKQGHTCLTVTSRITVDGNKTAVSGKKASLTCSYGLPEKVQEITWRHTPLHGDSVEVASYAKRSDPMIEPSYQGRVWLSASLSDSQLIIQPVAIEDEGCYTCMYSTHPEGLKSSTVCLATYVLPKPQVSYKTTSPGVIEANCTSVSRPPVEIVWNVERDNRTMGPPVTTQLPLVDGTTLVISTLTVQSGLLKDVSVKCLVHHKGLESPIAVSMNTKIGTALTILISVTTVAALLVMSLCFCLWKCFLHKEAD
- the zgc:113337 gene encoding OX-2 membrane glycoprotein isoform X1, encoding MMKMMTQASCRIGLQVCLVLLMVGGLQGRVTAPERLEAPVENPFTLTCTVMRDRGESLRQVRWLDDQNQTLLTYQPGLKDSVSGQQHVELAISPKDTSAITIRRVGFRDEGCYTCIFDLHPSGSKQGHTCLTVTSRITVDGNKTAVSGKKASLTCSYGLPEKVQEITWRHTPLHGDSVEVASYAKRSDPMIEPSYQGRVWLSASLSDSQLIIQPVAIEDEGCYTCMYSTHPEGLKSSTVCLATYVLPKPQVSYKTTSPGVIEANCTSVSRPPVEIVWNVERDNRTMGPPVTTQLPLVDGTTLVISTLTVQSGLLKDVSVKCLVHHKGLESPIAVSMNTKIGTALTILISVTTVAALLVMSLCFCLWKCFLHKEDDTRPGREAGLLRVNRTELFPASSSSSSSSLGPKGRCSDTPL